From a single Cotesia glomerata isolate CgM1 linkage group LG6, MPM_Cglom_v2.3, whole genome shotgun sequence genomic region:
- the LOC123267710 gene encoding PAN2-PAN3 deadenylation complex subunit PAN3, which produces MDPSMFVTYSPQANVVPLESKLATYMNRQSPATTLNANVVTKHLSNLSLESNKKATASPEFVPGRGLAGSTSSSPNLFANSYHSQENVGGTTYFYVNNTADNVADDGNEVIGNSQVGYVYPNTPGHLQATKPIKVPAANSTSAPSTPPPPQVNSSFFMSTNLRMDILHKNSLTLSQPNPAQFPDLPTEVDNYHELCPLEPIHKPASTVLGYQTSTYKATSLKNGVRYCLRRVHDFRLGNTKCMVLVDMWKRISHTNVVQLLEVFTTKAFGDNSIVFVYDYHPGAETLLSKHFSGTELNGYADPFCSDPNAPRPYSHTKNTILRQQHSSMLPESVIWSYIIQLTAALRVIHSGGVAYRCLDPTKVLLTSRNRLRLSCAAVPDVVTFDGNAANPLSLILHYQQEDLIALGKLVLALACRSLLAVHRDNIQASLELVARSYSTDLRNFILYLLSDQARKSVTDLMPMIGARFYTQLDAVQQRADVHENELAKELENGRLFRLLVKLATINERPELNMELTWAETGDRYMLKLFRDYVFHQVTPNDRPWLDMAHVVSCLNKLDAGSPDKICLMSRDEQSVLVVSYAELRQCLENSFDELVQAAKDAVV; this is translated from the exons ATGGATCCATCAATGTTTGTTACTTACTCACCGCAGGCGAATGTCGTCCCGTTGGAGTCAAAGCTTGCTACTTATatg aaCCGCCAAAGTCCAGCTACGACGCTTAATGCCAATGTTGTGACGAAACATCTGTCTAACTTGTCTCTGGAGTCGAATAAAAAAGCAACAGCAAGTCCAGAGTTTGTGCCAGGACGTGGGTTAGCTGGTAGCACCAGCAGCTCGCCGAATCTTTTTGCTAATTCATATCATTCCCAGGAGAATGTCGGAGGAACGAcgtatttttatgttaataatacTGCTGACAATGTTGCTGATGATGGAAATGAAGtc ATCGGCAACAGTCAGGTAGGATATGTTTATCCAAATACACCAGGACACCTTCAAGCAACGAAACCAATAAAAGTACCAGCAGCAAACAGTACATCAGCACCGTCCACGCCACCACCTCCCCAAGTAAATTCGAGTTTTTTTATGAGCACCAATCTACGTATGGATATCCTCCACAAAAATTCGCTGACGTTAAGCCAGCCCAATCCAGCACAATTTCCCGACTTGCCAACGGAGGTTGATAATTACCACGAGCTTTGTCCATTGGAGCCGATTCATAAACCCGCTTCGACTGTGTTGGGGTACCAAACTTCTACCTATAAAGCTACTAGCTTGAAAAATGGAGTTCGTTATTGTCTACGTCGTGTCcatg ATTTTCGACTTGGCAATACAAAATGTATGGTACTAGTAGACATGTGGAAGCGCATATCTCATACAAACGTGGTTCAACTTCTCGAAGTTTTTACAACAAAAGCATTTGGCGATAATT cTATCGTATTTGTGTACGACTATCATCCTGGCGCCGAGACACTTCTCAGCAAACATTTCTCAGGGACGGAGTTAAACGGATACGCTGATCCGTTCTGTTCGGACCCTAATGCCCCACGGCCATACAGTCATacgaaaaatacaatattacgGCAACAACACTCCAGCATGCTCCCAGAGAGCGTTATTTGGAGTTATATAATACAACTAACTGCTGCATTACGAGTTATACATTCTGGTG gAGTAGCGTATCGATGTTTAGATCCAACAAAAGTTTTACTGACATCACGAAATCGTTTGCGTTTAAGTTGCGCAGCAGTACCCGATGTCGTGACATTCGACGGTAACGCAGCGAACCCATTGTCGCTTATTCTTCATTATCAGCAAGAAGATCTTATTGCTCTTGGAAAATTGGTATTAGCATTAGCATGCCGCAGTTTATTGGCCGTCCATCGTGATAATATTCAAGCGTCACTTGAACTTGTTGCACGTTCTTATTCAACAGATCTCCGTAATTTTATTCt aTATTTGCTGTCAGATCAAGCACGAAAAAGTGTAACGGATCTAATGCCGATGATCGGAGCACGTTTTTACACTCAATTGGACGCTGTCCAGCAGCGGGCTGACGTCCATGAGAACGAGCTGGCTAAAGAGCTCGAGAATGGTCGACTGTTCAGGTTACTGGTGAAACTCGCGACTATCAACGAAAGGCCAGAGCTTAATATGGAATTAACATGGGCCGAGACCGGCGATCGGTATATGTTGAAGTTATTTAGAGACTACGTTTTTCACCAAGTCACCCCTAACGATCGTCCCTGGCTCGATATGGCACACGTCGTGTCCTGTCTTAATAAACTTGATGCCGGGTCTCCTGACAAG atttGTCTAATGTCGCGTGACGAGCAAAGTGTATTGGTTGTAAGTTACGCCGAGCTGAGACAATGCTTGGAGAATTCATTTGATGAGCTCGTTCAGGCCGCTAAAGATGCCGTCGTCTAA
- the LOC123267711 gene encoding uncharacterized protein LOC123267711 isoform X2, with the protein MRLIGVRREGINIFCSIMDIRHGLAIGTYYNCLDNLHLAASTIYNLIISKAVKEENELITASDSNADPTHFTVSGDGTWKKRGFNSLFGVTTLVGKYSKKVIDTVVKSSFCQRCNYWKNKKKDDISPYEDWYNEHEDSCAINHQGSAGKMEVDAVVQMFSRSEEKHGVKYVKYIGDGDSKTFKRILNIDPYKSNPVVIKKECVGHVQKRMGSRLRKAKKENSGIGGKGAGKLTDKVITQLSAYYGLAIRRHPESVEDMKREIWATYLHKISTDKKPQHMNCPPGPDSWCKWQKAAAEGTEDDFHHENPPLTDKVWNPMGLLLGATQ; encoded by the exons ATGAGGCTCATCGGAGTTAGGAGAGAAGGTATCAATATATTCTGTAGTATTATGGATATTAGACACGGTTTGGCTATTGGTACATACTATAATTGTCTTGATAATTTACATTTGGCTGCGTCAACTATTTATAACTTGATAATTTCTAAAGCTGTGAAAGAAGAGAATGAATTAATTACAGCCTCAGATTCGAATGCGGACCCTACACATTTTACAGTTTCCGGCGATGGAACGTGGAAAAAGAGAGGGTTCAATTCACTTTTTGGAGTCACTACACTTGTAGGTAAATACAGTAAGAAAGTTATAGACACAGTCGTGAAGTCCAGTTTTTGCCAAAGGTGCAATTATtggaagaataaaaaaaaagacgaCATCAGTCCTTATGAAGACTGGTATAACGAACACGAAGATTCTTGCGCAATAAATCATCAAGGAAGTGCTGGGAAGATGGAAGTTGACGCAGTGGTGCAAATGTTTAGTAGATCCGAAGAAAAGCATGGAGTAAAATATGTGAAGTATATCGGAGATGGCGACTCAAAGACTTTTAAACGTATTCTTAATATAGATCCTTACAAAAGTAACCctgttgttattaaaaaagaatgtGTTGGACACGTCCAAAAACGTATGGGATCGCGTCTCCGGAaggcaaaaaaagaaaatagtgGAATTGGTGGTAAGGGTGCTGGTAAATTGACTGATAAAGTAATCACTCAGTTGTCTGCGTACTACGGATTAGCTATCCGTCGTCATCCTGAATCCGTTGAAGATATGAAACGAGAAATATGGGCCACGTACTTGCATAAAATTTCAACTGATAAGAAGCCTCAGCACATGAATTGCCCTCCTGGACCAGACAGCTGGTGCAAGTGGCAGAAAGCAGCGGCCGAAGGAACTGAGGATGACTTTCACCATGAAAATCCACCTCTAACTGATAag GTCTGGAATCCCATGGGTTTGCTGTTAGGCGCAACGCAGTAA
- the LOC123267711 gene encoding uncharacterized protein LOC123267711 isoform X1, protein MRLIGVRREGINIFCSIMDIRHGLAIGTYYNCLDNLHLAASTIYNLIISKAVKEENELITASDSNADPTHFTVSGDGTWKKRGFNSLFGVTTLVGKYSKKVIDTVVKSSFCQRCNYWKNKKKDDISPYEDWYNEHEDSCAINHQGSAGKMEVDAVVQMFSRSEEKHGVKYVKYIGDGDSKTFKRILNIDPYKSNPVVIKKECVGHVQKRMGSRLRKAKKENSGIGGKGAGKLTDKVITQLSAYYGLAIRRHPESVEDMKREIWATYLHKISTDKKPQHMNCPPGPDSWCKWQKAAAEGTEDDFHHENPPLTDKVLKVMKPIYECLSDDSLLERCLSSETQNNNGSLNSLIWTFAPEHIHAGSQTIEIANCLAVCIFNEGFYPIL, encoded by the coding sequence ATGAGGCTCATCGGAGTTAGGAGAGAAGGTATCAATATATTCTGTAGTATTATGGATATTAGACACGGTTTGGCTATTGGTACATACTATAATTGTCTTGATAATTTACATTTGGCTGCGTCAACTATTTATAACTTGATAATTTCTAAAGCTGTGAAAGAAGAGAATGAATTAATTACAGCCTCAGATTCGAATGCGGACCCTACACATTTTACAGTTTCCGGCGATGGAACGTGGAAAAAGAGAGGGTTCAATTCACTTTTTGGAGTCACTACACTTGTAGGTAAATACAGTAAGAAAGTTATAGACACAGTCGTGAAGTCCAGTTTTTGCCAAAGGTGCAATTATtggaagaataaaaaaaaagacgaCATCAGTCCTTATGAAGACTGGTATAACGAACACGAAGATTCTTGCGCAATAAATCATCAAGGAAGTGCTGGGAAGATGGAAGTTGACGCAGTGGTGCAAATGTTTAGTAGATCCGAAGAAAAGCATGGAGTAAAATATGTGAAGTATATCGGAGATGGCGACTCAAAGACTTTTAAACGTATTCTTAATATAGATCCTTACAAAAGTAACCctgttgttattaaaaaagaatgtGTTGGACACGTCCAAAAACGTATGGGATCGCGTCTCCGGAaggcaaaaaaagaaaatagtgGAATTGGTGGTAAGGGTGCTGGTAAATTGACTGATAAAGTAATCACTCAGTTGTCTGCGTACTACGGATTAGCTATCCGTCGTCATCCTGAATCCGTTGAAGATATGAAACGAGAAATATGGGCCACGTACTTGCATAAAATTTCAACTGATAAGAAGCCTCAGCACATGAATTGCCCTCCTGGACCAGACAGCTGGTGCAAGTGGCAGAAAGCAGCGGCCGAAGGAACTGAGGATGACTTTCACCATGAAAATCCACCTCTAACTGATAaggttttaaaagttatgaaaccTATTTACGAATGCTTATCAGATGATTCTTTATTAGAACGTTGCTTGAGCAgcgaaactcaaaataacaacGGGTCACTTAACTCTTTAATATGGACATTTGCACCCGAACATATCCATGCCGGGTCCCAGACAATTGAGATTGCTAATTGTTTAGCAGTTTGCATTTTCAATGAAGGCTTTTAtcctattttataa
- the LOC123268170 gene encoding DNA-directed RNA polymerases I, II, and III subunit RPABC5: protein MIIPVRCFTCGKVIGNKWEAYLGLLQAEYTEGDALDYLGLKRYCCRRMLLGHVDLIEKLLNYAPLEK from the exons ATGATCATCCCAGTTCGTTGTTTCACTTGTGGAAAAGTTATTGGCAATAAATGGGAAGCTTATCTGGGTCTTTTGCAAGCTGAATACACTGAAGG cGATGCATTGGACTATCTGGGATTAAAACGCTACTGCTGTCGCAGAATGCTTCTCGGCCACGTGGACTTGATCGAGAAATTACTTAACTACGCTccacttgaaaaataa
- the LOC123268173 gene encoding proton-coupled amino acid transporter-like protein pathetic — protein MVESTNKTPTEMHTFLPQDEVLTNKYKVQVVAKDPEVAVPLTDHKSFNPFTERKVDNPTTDCDTLTHLLKAALGTGTLAMPYAFKSSGLIGGIFGTIFVSLICTHCSYILVKCAHVLYHKTHRTKMGFADIAENAFATGPKWGRKFSKFSRYTIQICLLITYFGTCSAYACIIAENFGQVIKYYMDQHAGIPIDPKMELSDNFMRTLVAGLFIPLTLLVYVPDLKYLAPFSMVANLFMGCGLAITFYYLVDGLPSITPEVLTRPLGDFPQFFGVTIFAMEAIGVIMPLENNMKTPQNFVGICGVLNRGMSFVTLIYILLGFLGFLRYGEGVKAVVTSNLPIHLVPAQVVKVLIGLAVFFTFGLQFYVCIDIGWTMLKERFPKRPRLAEYTMRTIMVTICVLLAIAIPKIGPLVELVGAFCFSLLGLLAPVGIEIITYWNVGFGRFNWIIYKNILVTLIGITALILGTTSAIQSIAREMF, from the exons ATG GTTGAGAGCACGAATAAAACGCCGACAGAGATGCACACGTTTTTACCTCAGGATGAGGTATTAACAAATAA ATACAAAGTGCAGGTCGTAGCCAAAGACCCGGAGGTCGCAGTTCCATTAACCGATCACAAAAGTTTCAATCCCTTTACTGAGCGCAAAGTTGACAATCCAACTAC agattgCGATACGTTGACACATTTATTGAAGGCAGCTTTGGGTACTGGAACTCTGGCTATGCCCTATGCCTTCAAAAGCTCTGGATTGATTGGTGGTATCTTTGGAACTATTTTCGTCTCACTTATTTGCACTCACTGCTCGTATATcttg GTAAAATGCGCTCATGTACTATATCACAAAACACACAGAACGAAAATGGGGTTTGCTGATATTGCGGAAAATGCATTTGCTACTGGACCAAAATGGGGAcgtaaattttctaaattttccag GTACACCATCCAGATATGTCTGCTGATAACATATTTCGGAACTTGCAGCGCGTACGCTTGTATAATAGCCGAAAACTTCGGCCAGGTAATAAAGTATTACATGGACCAGCATGCAGGAATTCCGATAGATCCAAAAATGGAACTAAGCGACAACTTTATGCGAACATTGGTAGCCGGACTATTTATTCCGCTGACATTGCTAGTCTATGTGCCGGATCTGAAGTACCTGGCGCCGTTCTCGATGGTAGCGAACCTGTTCATGGGCTGCGGACTGGCGATAACTTTCTACTACCTGGTCGACGGGTTGCCTTCAATAACCCCGGAGGTGCTGACCAGACCGCTCGGCGACTTCCCCCAGTTCTTCGGAGTGACAATATTCGCGATGGAAGCTATCGGAGTGATAATGCCTCTGGAGAACAACATGAAGACGCCCCAGAACTTTGTAGGAATTTGCGGAGTACTTAACCGAGGAATGTCTTTCGTGACCCTCATCTACATCCTCCTCGGGTTCCTTGGATTTTTGAGGTACGGGGAAGGGGTAAAAGCGGTGGTCACCTCAAACCTGCCGATCCACTTGGTACCAGCCCAGGTCGTAAAAGTATTAATCGGGCTTGCGGTTTTCTTCACCTTCGGGCTCCAATTCTACGTTTGCATTGACATTGGCTGGACCATGTTGAAGGAACGCTTCCCCAAGAGACCTCGGCTTGCCGAGTACACCATGCGCACTATCATGGTCACCATCTGCGTCCTCCTAGCCATCGCTATCCCAAAAATCGGACCGCTCGTTGAACTTGTAGGTGCGTTCTGCTTCTCGTTGCTTGGACTTCTTGCTCCCGTAGGCATCGAAATTATCACCTACTGGAATGTCGGGTTCGGTCGCTTCAATtggataatttacaaaaatattttagtcaCCTTGATTGGAATTACCGCGCTGATTCTCGGTACCACCTCTGCTATTCAAAGCATCGCCAGAGAAATGTTTTGA
- the LOC123268172 gene encoding proton-coupled amino acid transporter-like protein pathetic: MVEGNKTSTEMHTFLPQDDALTSKYKVQVVSKDVEIATPLANSKNFDPFTERKIDNPTTDGETLTHLLKAALGTGILSMPYAFRGAGIVGGILGTILVSLICTHCSYILVKCAHVLYYKTHKTKMGFADVAETAFATGPKWGRKFSKFSRYFVQICLFSTYFGACTAYNIIIATNFGQVIKYYMNHTEPVVLMANMTTPVNVSDVVNTTTSAIETVIPLDISFMRIIIACLFVPLILLVYVPDLKYLAPFSMVANIFMACSLGMTFYYLVQDMLPINQLSLMRPYYEFPQFFSVTVFAMEAIGVIMPLENNMKTPQNFVGICGVLSKGMGSVTFVYILLGLLGYMKYGDHANAVITANLPIALIPAQVVKVLIGLAVFFTFGLQFYVCIDIAWNGVKEHFADRPRTGEYIVRTVMVICCVSLAIAIPNIGPLVELVGAFCFSLLGLLAPVVIEVITYWDVGFGRFNWMIYKNVVVTLIGLLALVFGTKSAIQGIVEAMM, encoded by the exons ATG GTTGAAGGAAATAAAACCTCGACTGAGATGCACACTTTTCTACCTCAAGATGATGCGCTTACATCTAa atataaaGTACAAGTTGTTTCAAAAGATGTGGAAATCGCAACTCCTCTGGcgaattccaaaaattttgatccaTTTACTGAGCGAAAAATTGACAATCCAACTAC gGATGGTGAAACGCTAACGCATTTACTAAAAGCAGCTTTGGGTACTGGAATCCTTTCTATGCCCTACGCTTTCAGAGGCGCTGGAATTGTAGGTGGTATCCTGGGAACAATCCTCGTCTCACTTATCTGTACTCATTGCTCTTACATCTTG GTAAAATGTGCCCACGTATTATACTATAAAACGCATAAAACAAAAATGGGATTTGCTGACGTCGCAGAAACTGCATTTGCAACTGGACCAAAGTGGGGCcgtaaattttccaaattctccag gtACTTCGTCCAGATTTGCCTCTTCTCAACCTACTTCGGCGCTTGTACAGCGTACAACATCATCATAGCGACAAATTTCGggcaagtaataaaatacTACATGAACCACACCGAGCCAGTAGTATTGATGGCCAACATGACCACCCCAGTGAACGTTTCCGACGTAGTAAACACGACAACATCAGCGATAGAAACAGTAATCCCCCTGGATATTTCATTTATGAGAATAATAATAGCCTGTCTGTTCGTACCGCTGATCCTGCTGGTCTACGTGCCTGATTTAAAGTACTTGGCGCCTTTTTCAATGGTCGCAAACATCTTCATGGCTTGCAGTTTAGGAATGACCTTCTACTACCTGGTCCAAGACATGTTACCAATAAACCAACTGTCGCTAATGAGACCATACTATGAATTCCCGCAGTTCTTCAGTGTCACAGTATTCGCTATGGAAGCTATCGGAGTGATAATGCCTCTGGAGAACAACATGAAGACGCCCCAGAACTTTGTGGGAATTTGCGGAGTCCTCAGCAAAGGAATGGGAAGCGTCACCTTCGTATACATCCTCCTTGGCTTGCTTGGATACATGAAGTACGGAGACCACGCAAATGCGGTGATCACTGCGAACCTGCCGATTGCTTTGATACCAGCCCAGGTCGTCAAAGTATTGATTGGACTTGCTGTTTTCTTCACCTTTGGGCTCCAGTTCTACGTTTGCATTGACATCGCCTGGAATGGAGTCAAGGAACACTTTGCTGACAGGCCAAGAACTGGGGAATACATCGTAAGGACGGTCATGGTGATCTGCTGTGTCTCCCTGGCCATCGCTATCCCCAACATCGGACCGCTTGTTGAACTTGTAGGTGCGTTCTGCTTCTCGTTGCTTGGACTTCTTGCTCCGGTGGTCATTGAAGTCATCACCTACTGGGACGTTGGGTTCGGTCGCTTCAACTGGATGATTTACAAAAATGTTGTCGTTACTTTGATTGGACTTTTGGCCCTTGTTTTTGGTACCAAGTCTGCTATTCAAGGCATCGTTGAAGCTATGAtgtag